The Longimicrobium sp. genomic interval CTTCCCGCCACGCGGGCGGGTGCCCGGCCGCCTCTTGCGGTTCGCCGCGCCGCGCAGATATTCCGCCCGCCGGCACGCATCCCCCGACCCGCGAAGCACATGGCCCGCATCCAGCTGCTGCACCTGGCCCACGCCCGCTCGGGCGACAAGGGCGACACCGCCAACGTGGGCGTCATCGCCCTGCGCCCCGAGTTCTACCCGGTCCTGGTCGAGCAGCTCACCCCCGAGCGGGTGAAGCGGCACTTCGAGGGGATCGCCCTGGGCGGCGTGGAGCGCTACGAGCTGCCCAACCTGGAGGCGCTCAACTTCCTGCTGCACAACGCGCTGGGCGGCGGCGGCACGGTATCGCTGAAGACCGACGCGCAGGGGAAGGTGCTTTCCACCGCCATGCTGCGGATGGAGATCGACGTCCCCGACGAGATCGCTTCGCTGGCACTGGGCGCCGGGGCGGGGTCGTGACGGAGGATTCGGCGCCGCTGCTCGTCCGCCGCGAGGGTGGCATCGCGCGGCTGGTGATGAACCGGCCCGAGAAGCGGAACGCGCTGAACGCCGGGCTTATCGCCGCGCTGAAGGCGGCGCTGCGCGAGGCGGACGCGGATGCCGGGGTGCGCGTGGTCGCCATCGAGGGGGCGGGGAAGGACTTCTGCTCTGGCGCCGACCTGTCCGCGCTGCGCACCATCGCCGAGGGCGGGGCGATGGAGAACCTGGAGGACGTGCAGGAGCTGGCCGAGCTCTTCCTCCTCCCGCGCACCATGCGCAAGCCCGTGGTCGCGCTGGTCCGCGGGCGCGCGCTGGCCGGCGGGTGCGGGCTGGCCACGGCGTGCGACCTGGTGCTCGCGGCCGAGTCGGCGGAGCTGGGCTATCCCGAGGTGCGCATCGGCTTCGTTCCCGCCATGGTGATGGCCATCCTGCGGCGCAACGTGAGCGAGAAGCGCGCGTTCGAGCTGATCGTCCGCGGGCACCCCGTCACCGCGGCCGAGGCGGAGCAGATGGGGCTCATCAACCACGTCTTCTTCGACGACGCGTTCGACGCCGAGGCGGCGGCGGTGCTCCAGGACCTGGCCGCGCGCAGCCCGTCGGCCGTGCAGCTCAGCAAGCGCCTGCTCTACCACTCCGACGCCATGGGCTTCGAGGCGGCGATCCGCGCCGGCGCCGATGTGAACGTGGTGGCGCGGATGACGGACGACATGAAGGCGGGGGTGGCGCGCTTCTTGGCGCGCGACGGCGGGGCGAAGGGCTGATGGCGTTCATCGACCAGCGGCGCCGCGGCCCCGGCCGCTTCCTGCAGTGGAAGCTGCGCCTGCTGGCCGTCGGCTCGGTCCTCCTGCTGGTGGGGATGGCGCGCAGCCTGGACCTGCTCGTCATCCTCGCCGTCGTCATCCTCGGCGCCGCCTTCCTCCTCCGCTTCTTCGAAAAGGAAGATCCGCAAACCGATGCGGATGAAGGGGATGGAGATGATGATCCCGACGCGGGCTCAGCCGCCGGGCCCCGGCCTCCCCGCCGCCGCGACAGGGAGGCGGAGGGAGACGAAGCGCACCCGATCGATTGATCGCCGGCGATGACGACGAAGCCGCCGCGGAGCGAGATGCTCCGCGGCGGCTTCCATCTTCGTGCGATCGATCCTTCGTCCTGCCGTCTTCCGTGAGTGCGCGGCTTCGTCGCGGCCCCGTGCTACTGGTCGGTGACGGTGACGCTCTGGACGATCTTTCCGTTGCGGACGATGGCGTAGCCGGTGAGCTTCCCCAGCTTCTTCCAGGTGTTGGACGGGTTGGCGAAGGCCCAGAGCTCGTCGCCCTCGCCGGCCTGCGCCTTCAGCTTCTCCCACTCGCGCCGGATGCGGAGCGCGGGCATGGCCGGCAGGTCGCGGTGCTGCGACGTCGGCCGGTTCTCCACCCGCTGCGTAAGCCACTCGTTGGGAATCTTCATCGCTCGCTCCGAGATGGTGCAAAGTGCGTGAGTGCGTGAGTGCGGAAGTGCGTTGGGACCGCGCAGATACAACGCACTTCCGCACTTCCGCACTCACGCACTTACTGCCGGCAGGGCGCGTTCGGGTCCTGCCTCGGGCCGTCGACCACCAGGCGCTCCGGGCGGTTGGCCACCGCCAGCGCGATGTCGCGGACGAAGGCGCCCACGCGGGCCATGTGGTCGTAGTCGATGTACTGCGGCTCGTCGGTCGGCTGGTGGTAGTCGACGTGGTAGCCCAGCGAGAAGTAGGTGATGGGGATGCCGTAGCGCGCGTACATGAAGTGGTCGCTGCGGCAGTAGCGGTTCAGCGGGTGCCCGTGCGCGTCGAACGAGTAGTCGATCTGCATGGGGTTGGGCCGCCCCGCGTTCAGCGAGTCGATCAACGCGCCCAGCTGCGTGGACAGGCGCCGCGAGCCGATCATCTGGATGCTCCACGGCCCGCCGTGCGCCACGTCCTCGGCCCGGCCGCGCCCCACCATGTCCATGTTCAGGTCGGTGACGATGGAGTCGCGCGGCACCGTGGGGTGGTCGGTGAACCACTGCGAGCCGTACAGCCCCTTCTCCTCGCCGGTGTGCGACATGAACAGGATCGACCGGCGCGGCCGCTCGCCCGCGGCCAGGCTCTGCGCGATCTCGATGAGCGTCACCGTGCCGCTGCCGTCGTCGTCGGCGCCGTTCATGATGCTGTCCAGCCGCACCGCGCCGCCGTGCGCCCGCCGCAGCGAGTCGCGCAGCGCCGCGATGCGCGCCTGCTGCTGCGGCGTGGGCGTGCCCACGGGGTCGTTGGCGCCCTGCGGCCGCATCACCCGGTTGTAGGCGCGCACCGAGTCGTGGTCCAGCGCCATGGCCAGGATCCCCTCGTGGTCGTTGTGCGCGCTGATGACCACGTACTGCCCGCGCAGCGCCGGGTCGCTTCCGCGCAGGATGCCGATCACGTTGCGCGCG includes:
- a CDS encoding AtuA-related protein yields the protein MARIQLLHLAHARSGDKGDTANVGVIALRPEFYPVLVEQLTPERVKRHFEGIALGGVERYELPNLEALNFLLHNALGGGGTVSLKTDAQGKVLSTAMLRMEIDVPDEIASLALGAGAGS
- a CDS encoding enoyl-CoA hydratase/isomerase family protein, which produces MTEDSAPLLVRREGGIARLVMNRPEKRNALNAGLIAALKAALREADADAGVRVVAIEGAGKDFCSGADLSALRTIAEGGAMENLEDVQELAELFLLPRTMRKPVVALVRGRALAGGCGLATACDLVLAAESAELGYPEVRIGFVPAMVMAILRRNVSEKRAFELIVRGHPVTAAEAEQMGLINHVFFDDAFDAEAAAVLQDLAARSPSAVQLSKRLLYHSDAMGFEAAIRAGADVNVVARMTDDMKAGVARFLARDGGAKG
- a CDS encoding M28 family peptidase translates to MIRTRTAAAAALPILLLASAARAQTGELPRTHAPGATVAGITPGDLMSRLYVLADDSMMGREAGTIGNVKGTNYVAAQFRAIGLESGGENGGFFQTVPLIDRGMMPGASLSAAGTPLNVGQHFVPLFYLGPYAFSPNARAANAPVVFGGRIGGQTITAEQARGKVVILLPPMQNGQENFRWWRVQGVPRYPDAAAIAIASLDATPAGTVEALLEPSTEIQEENQAPDPSAVSGPGMIVSRAAAERMLGAPLAAAKPGDAGKTVSAAWRFGDMPTEAPARNVIGILRGSDPALRGQYVVISAHNDHEGILAMALDHDSVRAYNRVMRPQGANDPVGTPTPQQQARIAALRDSLRRAHGGAVRLDSIMNGADDDGSGTVTLIEIAQSLAAGERPRRSILFMSHTGEEKGLYGSQWFTDHPTVPRDSIVTDLNMDMVGRGRAEDVAHGGPWSIQMIGSRRLSTQLGALIDSLNAGRPNPMQIDYSFDAHGHPLNRYCRSDHFMYARYGIPITYFSLGYHVDYHQPTDEPQYIDYDHMARVGAFVRDIALAVANRPERLVVDGPRQDPNAPCRQ